CTTTTATTAAACGGCGCTGAAGTAGGCTGAGGCGTAGCGGCTTTTTTCTCAATGGCATAATATCCAGCAACGCCTAGTAATAACGAGATAGGTTCATATCTTTGTACATAGGTGCGACCTCTGTATAACCGTTGAATAGTTGCGTATCTATTCGGTTTCTTGTCAGTAGACCGCCTGTTGTAATGCGTCTTTCGCTGGCCTGACTCCAACGCGGGTGAGCCACATTAGGATTTACGTTTGCATAGAATCCGTACTCATTTGCAGCAAGCCTGTTCCAGGTTGTTGGTGGCTCTTTATCAGTTAATCGGATCCGAACGATAGACTTAATACTTTTAAAACCGTATTTCCATGGCACTACTAGTCGTATTGGCGCACCATTTTGCGGTGGCAGCGTTTTACCGTACAAACCAACCGCCATCATGGTGAGAGGGTGCATGGCCTCGTCTAGACGTAGGCCTTCAATATACGGATAGTCGATACCGCCCCCCATAAAACGACTACGTTGCCCGGGCATTTGGTCTGGGTCATAAAGTGTTTCGAATGCCACATATTTTGCTGACATTAATGGGTCAGCCTGTTTTATAAGTGCGGCTAACTCAAAGCCAACCCAAGGTATGACCATCGACCAAGCTTCTACACAGCGTAAGCGATATATCCGCTCTTCAAGCGGAAATCGAGTAGTTAATGCACTGTAGTCTAACGTAATCGGTTTCTTTACCAGTCCGTCAATTGTCAGTGTCCAAGGGTTTGTTTGAAACTCGGTTGCATTTTTCGCAGGCGCGTCTTTTGCTGTACCAAACTCATAAAAATTGTTGTATGAAGTGACCTTGTTTTCAGGCGTTCTGGTTTCTGATATCTGAAATTTAGGTGGTTGGCTAAACTCTAAGGGTTCTGCTTTAAAAGGGACCTTTTCTTCATCATCTTCCCAAAACCACCCAGCAGCACCTGCTGACTTTGCCAACAGTGTTGATGCACCAATGAACCCCATGGATTTAAGTAATGAACGTCGATTCATATAAACCCTTTCATCGGTAACGTCATTTTCTTTAAGTTGTACTGATGGTTTAAATGGTTTGGGCATTACTTCACCTTTATTTTGTTAACAGAGTCGGCTTCTTACGAATCTGACTGCTTAAATACCGTTTTTGCGTATGGAATAGTTGGTTTTTTATTTATCCATTAGTACGAGAACGATACGATTTGGTTTCAAACATACGTTAACTAAGACCCAAGTCATGCCCGTTTTATTTCAAAAATTAATTAACACTTTTGACTTAGTAGACGCCAAGCAGTAGTGTAAATCTACGTTTCATAGGATGTGTCGCGCGTTTTAAGGATGAACTACGCGGTGAGAATATTTATTTTGCTTTGCTTAGCCTTGACTCTTGAAGTGTCAGTGGCCCGCAGTGACGATATAACAAGTCGCTATGCATTTGTGTTTATTGATCGCGCTTCTGCTACAAGTTTTT
The DNA window shown above is from Alteromonas sp. KC3 and carries:
- the msrP gene encoding protein-methionine-sulfoxide reductase catalytic subunit MsrP yields the protein MPKPFKPSVQLKENDVTDERVYMNRRSLLKSMGFIGASTLLAKSAGAAGWFWEDDEEKVPFKAEPLEFSQPPKFQISETRTPENKVTSYNNFYEFGTAKDAPAKNATEFQTNPWTLTIDGLVKKPITLDYSALTTRFPLEERIYRLRCVEAWSMVIPWVGFELAALIKQADPLMSAKYVAFETLYDPDQMPGQRSRFMGGGIDYPYIEGLRLDEAMHPLTMMAVGLYGKTLPPQNGAPIRLVVPWKYGFKSIKSIVRIRLTDKEPPTTWNRLAANEYGFYANVNPNVAHPRWSQASERRITTGGLLTRNRIDTQLFNGYTEVAPMYKDMNLSRYY